The following nucleotide sequence is from Synechococcales cyanobacterium T60_A2020_003.
CAACCCGCTTCAGCCCTTCAAAACCCAGCAGCTTTGTGATTTTGGCTTTGACGACATCGCCCGTATCCTTAACGAGTGCCGCTTGTTGACCCATTTGAATGGTGCCGTTGTGGATCCGGCCAATCACAATCCGACCCAGATACTCGGAATAGTCCAAGGTCGTGACCTGCAGTTGGAGGGGTTTGTTGATGTCGCCCACGGGAGCAGGAACGTGCTCTAGAATTGCCTCAAACAGAGGCTTCATGTCCACACCTTCATCATCTAGGTCAGCTTTGGCGTATCCAGAGAGGCCAGACGCGAACAAATAGGGAAACTCGCACTGGTCATCGTCTGCACCGAGTTCCAGGAACAGATCCAAAACTTTATCGATGGCACCAAAGGGATCGGCCTGGGGACGGTCAATCTTGTTCACGACCACAATTGGACGTAAGCCTTTCTCTAGCGCTTTTTTCAGTACAAACCGAGTTTGAGGCATGGGGCCTTCATTGGCATCCACAATTAGGATGCAGCCATCGACCATGCCCAGTACCCGCTCAACCTCACCGCCGAAATCGGCGTGTCCAGGGGTATCGACAATGTTGATCAGCGTTTCACCATAGCGAACAGCCGTATTTTTGGAAAGGATGGTGATGCCCCGCTCCCGCTCTAGGGTATTGGAATCCATAACACAATCTGGAATGTCTTCTCCCTCTCGGAAAGCTCCGGATTGTTTCAGTAGTGCGTCAACCAGAGTCGTTTTGCCGTGATCTACGTGGGCAATAATCGCCACGTTACGAATGGGAAGAGTCATAGATATTGTCCAGATTGCGTTGGAATAATAGTTAGAACGCTTTAGTGTAATGGCTCAGTGGGCGGGTAACATTTTTCCCGACTATGTAAAGAAGCCTTGACTATCCTATCCTAACCTTGACCCTTCCAAGTTGCCAAAAATGCGATCGCCCTTTGACATTTCTAGGTGCATCGACCTGCAAGTAGCCGGAATAGCCCTTACCCACGCGATCAACCAGATAAAAAAAGCAGAGGCTTGATGCCTCTGCTTTTTGAACCTAGTCCTCCTGAGGTCAATCTCCCCAGACTTGAGAATTTAGGATTAGCCCCTTACAGAATGGGGACAAACCGCTCTTTCTCAGGAACATCGGCGTACTCAGACACAATCTGACGGAATTCATCTCCGTCAATGGTTTCCTTCTCAATGAGCAGATCAACCAGGCGATCGATAACAGCACGATTATCACGAATGATCCGGCACGCCTCGTTATAGCAGTGCTCGACAATGGAACGCACCTGAGCGTCAATACGAGCCGCAATTTCCTCGGAGTATTCTGAACGGGTCATCAAATCACGACCGAGGAAGACTTCTCCCTGCTGACTTTCCAAGGACAGAGGCCCCAGATCCGACATTCCAAAGCGGGTGACCATTTGCCGAGCCATGCTGGTGACTTGCTGTAAGTCGTTACCCGCACCTGTTGTCACCTCTGCATCCCCAAAGATGACTTGCTCAGCAGCCCGTCCACCGAGGGCACCCTGAATCCGAGCCATGATCTGAGAACGGGTGATCAAGCCTTGTTCTTCGTTAGGCGCAAACCAGGTTAAGCCCTGAGCTTGCCCACGAGGAATCAGCGTTACCTTCTGAACCGGATCATGATCTTTAACTAAGGTTCCAATAATGGCATGACCGACTTCGTGGTAGGCAATCAGACGCTTGCTCTTGCTGTCCACCAGGGGAGTACCTTCCATTCCTGCAACGACGCGATCCACTGCATCATCGATTTCCAGCATCGTGATTGCTTCCTTGCGACGACGAGCCGTGAGGATAGCGGCTTCGTTCAGCAAGTTGGCGAGGTCTGCTCCTGTAAAGCCAGGGGTACGACGGGCGATCGCCTCTAGGGACACTTCAGACGCCAGCTTCTTATTGCGGGCGTGAACTTCCAGAACCTCTAGGCGACCTTTAATATCGGGCGCATCTACCGTCACCTGACGGTCGAAACGGCCAGGACGGAGCAGGGCAGAGTCGAGGACATCAGGACGGTTCGTAGCAGCGATGATGATGATGCCCGTATTGCCCTCAAAGCCATCCATCTCGGTCAGCAATTGGTTTAACGTTTGCTCCCGTTCGTCGTTACCGCCGCCAATCCCGGCACCCCGCTGACGACCAACCGCATCGATCTCATCAATGAAGATGATGCAAGGGGCATTTTCTTTCGCTTTCTTAAACAGGTCGCGAACGCGGGACGCACCTACACCCACAAACATTTCCACAAACTCAGAACCGGAAATGCTGAAGAAGGGAACCCCGGCCTCGCCAGCGATCGCCTTAGCCAGCAAGGTTTTACCTGTTCCCGGAGGGCCAACCAGCAACACACCCTTGGGAATGCGCGCACCCACCGCCGTGAAGCGTTCCGGTTTCTTCAAGAAGGTGACAACTTCCTGAAGTTCTTCTTTAGCTTCCTCAATTCCGGCAACGTCTTCGAACATAACCCCCGTCTTCGCATCCATTTGGAAACGCGCACGGGACTTGCCAAAGTTCATCGCTTGACCAGGGCCGCCCGGTACATTGCTAGACCGACGGAAGAGAAAGAACAACCCGCCAATCAGCAGAACGGGGAAGATTAAATTACCCAACAATCCCCAGATCGCGCCGTCGTTGCGGGGTGGGTGAGAATCAAAGCTGACATTATCAGCCCGTAACCGAGTAATCAGTTCGGGAGTGTTGCCGGGTAGGTCAACCCGCAAGCGCTGAAGACGACCATCCAACTCTGGATCAACCGCTTCTACAATTGCGGTGCGTCCACTATCAAATAGATCAACGCTAGTTACCCGGCCAGCATCCAGATACTCTAAGAAACGACCGTAGGTCATGCGGGTGTTCGCGGCGTTACGTCCAGAATCCATTTGGGTGGAGAAAGCGCCCTGCCAGAAGAAGAACCCAATGACGAGGGCTGGCAATGTCCAGAGAAGAATGACTCTCCAGGAAAGTTTCATGGTCTATGAGCCTC
It contains:
- the ftsH2 gene encoding ATP-dependent zinc metalloprotease FtsH2, with amino-acid sequence MKLSWRVILLWTLPALVIGFFFWQGAFSTQMDSGRNAANTRMTYGRFLEYLDAGRVTSVDLFDSGRTAIVEAVDPELDGRLQRLRVDLPGNTPELITRLRADNVSFDSHPPRNDGAIWGLLGNLIFPVLLIGGLFFLFRRSSNVPGGPGQAMNFGKSRARFQMDAKTGVMFEDVAGIEEAKEELQEVVTFLKKPERFTAVGARIPKGVLLVGPPGTGKTLLAKAIAGEAGVPFFSISGSEFVEMFVGVGASRVRDLFKKAKENAPCIIFIDEIDAVGRQRGAGIGGGNDEREQTLNQLLTEMDGFEGNTGIIIIAATNRPDVLDSALLRPGRFDRQVTVDAPDIKGRLEVLEVHARNKKLASEVSLEAIARRTPGFTGADLANLLNEAAILTARRRKEAITMLEIDDAVDRVVAGMEGTPLVDSKSKRLIAYHEVGHAIIGTLVKDHDPVQKVTLIPRGQAQGLTWFAPNEEQGLITRSQIMARIQGALGGRAAEQVIFGDAEVTTGAGNDLQQVTSMARQMVTRFGMSDLGPLSLESQQGEVFLGRDLMTRSEYSEEIAARIDAQVRSIVEHCYNEACRIIRDNRAVIDRLVDLLIEKETIDGDEFRQIVSEYADVPEKERFVPIL